In one window of Microbacterium sp. PM5 DNA:
- a CDS encoding MFS transporter: MVSATASHRTPPQSGLRRVVSASMAGTIVEWYEFFLYATAATLVFNLIMFPPSDDPYAGIIAAFVTYAVGFVARPLGGIVFGHFGDKYGRKKLLQLAIVLVGVATFLMGCLPTFQQVGYWAPALLVLLRFAQGFAVGGEWGGGVLLVAEHSPDRTRGFWASFPQAAVPIGNLVATVVLLVLSRTLSAEAFLAWGWRVGFWLSVVIVAIGYYIRTKISDAPIFLEAQKEAEEQKHDRYGVFEVVRRYPRGVLTAMGLRFAENIMYYLVVTFSITYLKIALDVNTAEILGMLVIAHIVHMIVIPLVGALADRIGRKPVYAIGTVGAAAWGFIAFPMFNTKEPAIIILAICLGLVIHSFMYAPQPAIMSEMFPTRMRYSGVSLGYQVTSIVAGSLAPIIATALLSASGSYIPVALYLAVAAAITLIAVVSMRETKGSSLHDLDRVDRERLVAETGTVRMPATR; this comes from the coding sequence ATGGTTTCAGCGACCGCTTCGCACCGCACGCCCCCGCAGTCCGGTCTCCGCCGCGTCGTCAGCGCCTCGATGGCCGGCACGATCGTCGAGTGGTACGAGTTCTTCCTCTACGCCACCGCGGCCACGCTCGTGTTCAACCTGATCATGTTCCCGCCGTCCGACGATCCGTATGCGGGCATCATCGCGGCATTCGTCACGTATGCGGTCGGGTTCGTCGCCCGCCCCCTCGGCGGCATCGTCTTCGGTCACTTCGGCGACAAGTACGGTCGCAAGAAGCTGCTGCAGCTGGCCATCGTCCTCGTCGGGGTGGCGACCTTCCTCATGGGGTGCCTGCCGACCTTCCAGCAGGTGGGCTACTGGGCACCGGCGCTGCTGGTGCTGCTGCGCTTCGCCCAGGGCTTCGCCGTCGGTGGCGAATGGGGCGGCGGCGTGCTGCTGGTGGCCGAGCACTCCCCCGACAGGACCCGCGGCTTCTGGGCATCGTTTCCCCAGGCGGCCGTGCCGATCGGCAACCTCGTCGCGACTGTCGTGCTGCTCGTGCTCAGCCGCACCCTCTCCGCCGAGGCGTTCCTCGCCTGGGGCTGGCGCGTCGGCTTCTGGCTGTCGGTGGTGATCGTGGCGATCGGCTACTACATCCGCACCAAGATCAGCGATGCGCCGATCTTCCTGGAGGCGCAGAAAGAGGCGGAGGAGCAGAAGCACGATCGCTACGGCGTGTTCGAGGTCGTCCGCCGCTACCCGCGCGGCGTGCTCACCGCGATGGGTCTGCGCTTCGCGGAGAACATCATGTACTACCTCGTGGTCACCTTCTCGATCACGTACCTGAAGATCGCGTTGGACGTGAACACCGCCGAGATCCTCGGCATGCTGGTGATCGCGCACATCGTCCACATGATCGTCATCCCGCTGGTCGGGGCTCTCGCCGACCGCATCGGCCGAAAGCCGGTGTACGCGATCGGCACGGTCGGAGCAGCGGCGTGGGGCTTCATCGCCTTTCCCATGTTCAACACGAAAGAGCCCGCGATCATCATCCTGGCGATCTGCCTGGGCCTGGTGATCCACTCGTTCATGTACGCGCCCCAGCCGGCGATCATGTCGGAGATGTTCCCGACGCGCATGCGCTACTCGGGCGTCTCGCTCGGCTACCAGGTGACGTCCATCGTCGCCGGCTCACTCGCGCCGATCATCGCGACAGCGCTGCTGTCGGCCTCGGGCAGTTACATCCCCGTCGCGCTGTATCTGGCGGTCGCCGCCGCCATCACCCTGATCGCCGTCGTCTCGATGCGCGAGACCAAGGGCAGCTCCCTGCACGATCTCGACCGCGTGGATCGCGAACGCCTGGTCGCCGAGACGGGCACGGTGCGGATGCCCGCCACGCGCTGA